One genomic segment of bacterium includes these proteins:
- a CDS encoding isoprenylcysteine carboxylmethyltransferase family protein, which yields MKFHLVFLYGVISYFIFFGVFLYLPGFMGNFLVPKTIDSLAAGPFGEALLINAGLLALFAIQHSVMARKPFKNFITQFIPKAAERSTYVLFSSIAVILLYWLWKPMGVAIWNVQGSVLEPVLNGLMIAGWLIVLVTTFLINHFDLFGLRQVWLYWRKKEYKPLEFKTPGPYKVVRHPLYFGWLIMFWSTPVMTIAHLVFAIATTAYIFVAIIFEEKDLVREHGKKYINYRRSVPMIFPFGKKQKESTPAYDKAA from the coding sequence ATGAAATTTCATCTGGTTTTCTTGTATGGAGTGATTAGCTACTTCATATTCTTTGGGGTGTTCTTATATCTGCCCGGTTTTATGGGCAACTTTCTTGTTCCTAAAACAATTGATTCGCTAGCAGCAGGTCCGTTTGGAGAAGCATTATTAATTAATGCCGGACTGCTTGCATTGTTTGCCATTCAACATAGCGTGATGGCACGGAAGCCTTTTAAGAACTTCATAACTCAATTTATTCCGAAGGCTGCTGAGAGAAGTACATATGTTCTATTCTCAAGCATTGCAGTAATCCTACTCTACTGGTTGTGGAAGCCGATGGGTGTTGCAATATGGAATGTTCAAGGTTCTGTTCTGGAACCAGTGCTGAACGGTTTGATGATTGCAGGCTGGCTGATAGTTCTTGTTACAACTTTCTTAATCAATCACTTTGATCTTTTCGGATTAAGACAGGTCTGGCTGTACTGGAGAAAGAAAGAATACAAGCCGCTGGAATTTAAAACACCTGGCCCTTATAAAGTTGTGCGGCATCCGCTTTACTTTGGCTGGCTGATTATGTTCTGGTCAACTCCGGTTATGACGATTGCACATCTTGTATTTGCGATAGCAACAACTGCTTACATTTTCGTTGCAATTATCTTTGAAGAAAAAGATCTGGTAAGAGAACATGGGAAAAAATACATCAACTATCGCAGAAGCGTCCCGATGATATTTCCTTTTGGGAAAAAACAAAAAGAATCAACACCAGCTTATGATAAAGCTGCTTAA
- a CDS encoding aspartate aminotransferase family protein encodes MGIHFLDSLNDRRAFPSADDLEKLKGFVEPIPEEPSDPELTLWMLNEIGSKGTVANAGGRYFGFVIGGSNPVSLAANWLAGAWDQNSGLEVTSPIGATLEKVCSGWLTEILPVSKNAVAGFVTGVTVANFCGLAAARHSILKKQSWDVQAKGLFGAPPIKVIVSEDAHGSLLKALSLVGFGRERVIKVPVDQQGKMIVGKFPEDIDDKTIVCLQAGNVNTGAFDPAAEIIPFAKSKGAWVHVDGAFGLWAGASPNKAYLTEGYESADSWATDAHKWLNVPYDSGIVLCSHPDDLRTAMSMEGDYLDQSGSRIPYQYTPELSRRARAVEIWAALHSLGRKGVADLIDRTCRYARKFADGIRKEGFEILNNVIINQVLVSFGSAEINEKIISEIQQDGTCWVGGSKWKGKTVMRISVSSWATTDEDVEKSLDVIIRIANKHAHQK; translated from the coding sequence ATGGGGATTCATTTCCTCGATTCTTTGAATGACAGAAGAGCATTCCCCTCCGCAGATGATCTGGAAAAACTTAAAGGCTTTGTCGAACCCATCCCTGAAGAACCAAGCGATCCCGAACTTACACTCTGGATGCTGAACGAAATTGGTTCTAAAGGAACAGTTGCAAATGCAGGGGGAAGATATTTCGGATTTGTTATCGGTGGATCAAATCCTGTCTCTCTTGCGGCAAACTGGCTTGCAGGAGCGTGGGATCAGAATTCCGGGCTTGAGGTTACGAGTCCAATTGGTGCAACCCTTGAAAAAGTTTGTTCTGGATGGCTGACTGAAATACTTCCTGTTTCAAAGAATGCAGTTGCAGGATTTGTAACCGGAGTTACTGTCGCAAACTTTTGCGGACTTGCCGCTGCAAGACATTCGATACTGAAAAAGCAAAGCTGGGATGTTCAGGCTAAAGGATTATTTGGGGCTCCTCCAATTAAAGTAATTGTCAGCGAGGATGCGCACGGAAGTTTATTAAAAGCTTTGAGTCTGGTCGGGTTCGGGAGAGAAAGAGTAATAAAGGTTCCGGTTGATCAGCAAGGGAAAATGATTGTAGGTAAATTCCCAGAAGATATTGATGATAAAACTATTGTTTGTCTCCAGGCAGGAAATGTTAATACTGGTGCTTTTGATCCCGCCGCTGAAATTATTCCTTTTGCAAAAAGTAAAGGAGCCTGGGTTCATGTGGATGGTGCTTTTGGATTATGGGCAGGCGCTTCACCAAACAAAGCATATCTAACAGAAGGATATGAATCAGCCGATTCCTGGGCAACAGATGCGCACAAATGGTTGAATGTCCCTTACGATAGTGGAATAGTTCTTTGCAGTCATCCTGATGATTTGAGAACAGCAATGTCAATGGAAGGAGACTATCTCGATCAATCTGGAAGCAGAATTCCTTATCAATATACTCCTGAACTTTCACGGAGAGCAAGGGCAGTTGAGATCTGGGCGGCGCTTCACTCGCTTGGAAGAAAAGGTGTTGCAGATCTGATTGACAGAACCTGCCGCTATGCACGAAAATTTGCCGACGGAATACGTAAGGAAGGATTTGAGATTCTGAATAACGTAATAATTAATCAGGTTTTGGTTTCATTTGGAAGTGCAGAGATAAATGAAAAAATAATCTCCGAAATTCAACAGGATGGAACATGCTGGGTTGGTGGTTCTAAATGGAAAGGGAAAACTGTAATGCGAATCAGCGTTTCGTCGTGGGCTACTACAGATGAGGACGTTGAAAAAAGTCTGGATGTGATTATCAGAATTGCAAATAAACATGCGCACCAGAAATAA
- a CDS encoding SpoIIE family protein phosphatase: protein MTQISTLIKEADFQMEDFMLVQRVIKKINSILDLKDLLEQIIEDASKTLGFTKCGVLLYDEITNQLELVAATGWEDKTHKVGDRFNPGQGIVWKAFFENKIIYYPDISEYPDILPCDFKSSSHVDIPLISKDKVFGIINAQHSERNGFSEHDINVIKTLAEHVSVAIQNAMLFEEEKREREIILRDMREASTIQKNLFPKQSPVIQNFHVTGMCEPCLEVGGDWFDYIELPSGKLGVVLADVAGKGLAASLMMASARTIIRMIALQEESPAKLLKKVNDILTVDLPVNRFITLIYGVIDPVSKSITIANAGHHLPAISSNDNVNLLKMESGLPLGIREHDYKEYNFTMNSGDKIFLYSDGVTEAMNIKKEMFGEQRLIQCLQKSFSNINSLYNDVKIFTGNIPLSDDMTIVMIEAI, encoded by the coding sequence ATGACACAAATTTCGACACTAATAAAAGAAGCCGATTTCCAGATGGAAGACTTTATGCTAGTTCAACGGGTGATAAAAAAAATTAATTCCATTTTGGATTTGAAGGACTTGCTCGAACAAATTATTGAAGACGCATCAAAAACTCTTGGCTTTACTAAATGCGGAGTTCTTCTTTATGATGAAATTACGAATCAGTTGGAACTTGTTGCGGCAACTGGCTGGGAAGATAAAACACACAAGGTTGGCGACAGATTTAATCCCGGACAGGGAATTGTTTGGAAAGCTTTCTTTGAAAACAAAATTATTTATTATCCCGATATAAGTGAATACCCGGATATACTTCCATGTGATTTTAAAAGTAGTTCCCATGTAGATATACCTCTGATTTCTAAAGATAAAGTTTTTGGAATTATTAATGCTCAGCATAGTGAGAGGAATGGCTTTTCAGAGCACGATATAAATGTGATAAAAACTCTGGCAGAGCACGTATCAGTTGCGATTCAAAATGCCATGCTTTTTGAAGAGGAAAAAAGAGAAAGAGAAATAATACTTCGGGATATGAGGGAAGCAAGCACAATTCAGAAAAACTTATTTCCAAAGCAATCTCCCGTGATTCAAAATTTTCACGTGACTGGCATGTGCGAACCCTGTCTTGAAGTCGGAGGCGATTGGTTCGATTATATTGAACTCCCATCCGGAAAGTTAGGAGTTGTTCTGGCCGATGTTGCGGGAAAAGGTTTAGCAGCTTCTTTGATGATGGCTTCTGCAAGAACAATAATAAGGATGATCGCTTTGCAGGAAGAATCGCCGGCTAAATTATTGAAAAAAGTAAATGATATTCTGACAGTCGATTTACCCGTAAACAGATTTATAACTCTTATTTATGGAGTCATTGATCCCGTTTCAAAATCTATAACTATAGCCAATGCCGGCCATCATCTCCCGGCAATTTCTTCTAATGATAATGTCAATTTACTTAAGATGGAGTCGGGACTGCCACTTGGAATAAGAGAGCACGATTATAAAGAGTACAATTTTACAATGAATTCCGGAGATAAAATTTTTCTTTACTCGGACGGTGTAACCGAAGCGATGAATATTAAAAAAGAAATGTTTGGAGAGCAAAGGTTAATACAATGCCTGCAAAAGTCTTTCTCTAATATTAATTCTCTTTATAATGATGTTAAAATCTTTACAGGGAATATTCCTTTAAGTGATGATATGACGATTGTAATGATAGAGGCAATTTAA
- a CDS encoding peptidase has product MKYLLLTSIIFSLILLGCEQKKEQNKDAEDIAMLKEKIEKFAPTELKYDSSTLDEREKVVVEKLYLASKIMDELFLDQVYSKNYEIRKSLMEQAATGSEKARLELELFTIMFGPFDRLDHDAPFIDTLKKPLGANFYPEDMTKEEFESWIKNNPADEKAFTSEFTVIRRVDGKLTAIPYSEYWKDKLTEASKLLKEAAEYADNPTLKKYLSSRADAFLSNDYYQSDMDWMDMKDHKIEIVIGPYEVYEDGMFNFKAAFESFLTIEDPAESAKLEVFKKYLRDMEIHLPIPDEHKNFNRGSESPLAVVNEVFTGGDTKSGVQTLAFNLPNDERVRQAKGSKKVLLKNVQEAKYKQILIPIAELVLNAEQMKYVTFESFFTHTLMHEMSHGIGPGFIKVDGRDTEVKKELKETYSTMEECKADILGMYNNIFMIEKGVFPETFANETWVTFLAGTFRSVRFGINEAHGGGNAIIYNYLLEKGAYEYNEQTQKVKVNFEKIGPALEELANIVLMIQAKGDYQGAKDLIAKYVVNSPSMETLRNKLEHLPVDIKPIYEIEK; this is encoded by the coding sequence ATGAAATATTTATTACTAACCAGTATAATCTTTTCGCTGATTCTGCTCGGATGTGAACAGAAGAAAGAACAAAACAAAGATGCAGAGGATATCGCAATGCTCAAAGAAAAAATTGAAAAGTTTGCTCCAACGGAACTTAAATATGATTCAAGCACTCTTGATGAGAGAGAGAAAGTAGTTGTCGAAAAATTATACCTCGCATCCAAAATTATGGATGAGCTTTTCCTCGACCAGGTGTATTCAAAAAATTATGAAATAAGAAAAAGTCTGATGGAACAGGCTGCTACTGGTTCAGAGAAAGCAAGACTCGAGCTTGAATTGTTTACAATTATGTTTGGTCCTTTCGACAGACTTGATCACGATGCACCATTCATTGATACTTTGAAGAAACCTCTCGGTGCTAACTTCTATCCCGAAGATATGACAAAAGAAGAGTTTGAAAGCTGGATTAAAAATAATCCCGCAGATGAAAAAGCTTTTACATCTGAGTTTACTGTAATCAGGAGAGTTGATGGCAAATTAACAGCAATTCCATACAGCGAATACTGGAAAGACAAACTAACCGAAGCATCAAAATTATTAAAAGAAGCTGCTGAGTACGCTGACAATCCAACACTGAAAAAATATCTTAGCTCAAGAGCAGATGCATTCCTGAGCAATGACTATTATCAAAGCGATATGGACTGGATGGATATGAAGGATCATAAAATAGAAATAGTAATCGGTCCTTATGAAGTTTATGAAGATGGGATGTTCAACTTTAAAGCTGCCTTTGAAAGTTTTCTAACAATAGAAGATCCTGCCGAAAGTGCAAAGCTTGAAGTTTTCAAAAAATATTTACGTGATATGGAAATTCATCTTCCAATCCCGGATGAACATAAAAATTTTAACCGCGGTTCCGAATCTCCGCTCGCAGTTGTAAATGAAGTATTCACCGGAGGAGATACAAAATCAGGAGTTCAAACATTGGCATTCAATCTGCCGAATGATGAAAGAGTTCGTCAGGCAAAAGGTTCAAAAAAAGTTTTGTTAAAAAATGTTCAGGAAGCCAAGTATAAACAGATTCTCATACCTATTGCCGAACTTGTACTTAATGCTGAGCAGATGAAATATGTTACATTTGAATCATTCTTCACGCATACACTGATGCACGAAATGTCACACGGTATTGGTCCCGGATTCATAAAAGTTGATGGAAGAGATACTGAAGTAAAGAAAGAGTTGAAAGAAACTTACTCAACAATGGAAGAATGTAAAGCGGATATACTCGGAATGTATAACAACATATTTATGATTGAAAAAGGTGTTTTCCCCGAAACATTTGCAAATGAAACCTGGGTAACATTTCTTGCCGGAACTTTCCGCTCAGTAAGATTCGGAATTAACGAAGCTCACGGCGGCGGCAATGCAATTATTTATAATTACCTGCTTGAAAAAGGTGCTTACGAATACAACGAACAAACTCAGAAAGTAAAAGTTAATTTTGAGAAGATTGGTCCTGCTCTTGAAGAGCTTGCAAATATTGTTTTGATGATACAGGCAAAAGGAGATTATCAGGGTGCAAAAGATTTAATTGCAAAGTATGTTGTTAATTCTCCCTCAATGGAAACACTCCGCAATAAGCTTGAACATCTTCCGGTTGATATAAAACCAATTTATGAAATAGAGAAATAG
- a CDS encoding T9SS type A sorting domain-containing protein, giving the protein MGSVPQNSGTTQNLNKVQFVDANTGWAVGDSGTILYTTNSGVDWVQQTSGINLNLVDISFVDANTGWVVGENFILKTTNGGISWSQQIHDSLYFNAVFFIDENIGWLCSDGIILKTTDGGNIWIPKPIGGGDIQFLDPIKGFLASSSIYKSTDGGDNWIESLWGGMTGHFDRISFSDSENGFVIHHYSGGFGQNFFIERTTNGGADWITTNYPWAQCRDVHSINSNIVYVVGIGSQAPVRGAILKTSDGGTTWNEQFFELDKTLNGVHFVNENIGWVVGDSGTVLHTTNGGVTFIDNEPTQPTEFILEQNFPNPFNPSTVISYQLPVSSDVTLKVFDVLGNEIATLVNEYIPAGRYEVEFNAASLTSGVYFYQLRTEDYIAVKKMILLK; this is encoded by the coding sequence TTGGGCAGTGTACCGCAGAACAGCGGCACAACACAAAACCTTAACAAAGTACAATTTGTTGATGCGAATACTGGGTGGGCGGTTGGTGATAGCGGAACAATACTTTACACGACTAATTCTGGAGTTGATTGGGTACAGCAAACAAGCGGCATCAATCTTAATCTTGTAGATATTTCTTTTGTAGATGCTAATACAGGTTGGGTTGTTGGAGAGAATTTCATTTTAAAAACTACAAATGGAGGTATTAGTTGGAGTCAACAAATTCACGACTCACTTTACTTTAATGCAGTATTTTTTATCGATGAAAATATCGGATGGCTTTGCAGCGATGGAATAATTCTAAAAACAACAGATGGTGGAAATATTTGGATACCAAAACCAATTGGGGGTGGAGATATTCAGTTTTTAGATCCAATAAAAGGTTTTCTTGCCAGTTCTTCTATCTACAAATCCACAGATGGTGGAGATAACTGGATCGAATCATTGTGGGGTGGTATGACCGGACATTTTGATAGAATTTCATTTTCAGATTCGGAGAATGGTTTTGTAATTCATCATTATAGTGGGGGATTTGGCCAGAATTTTTTTATAGAGCGTACGACAAATGGAGGTGCTGATTGGATTACAACAAATTATCCTTGGGCTCAGTGTAGGGATGTCCATTCAATAAATTCAAATATTGTGTATGTAGTTGGAATAGGTTCTCAAGCACCAGTAAGAGGCGCGATTCTTAAAACTTCCGACGGGGGAACTACCTGGAATGAGCAATTTTTTGAATTAGATAAAACATTAAATGGCGTACACTTTGTGAATGAAAATATCGGCTGGGTCGTAGGTGACAGCGGCACCGTCCTCCACACAACCAACGGCGGGGTTACTTTCATAGACAACGAACCAACTCAACCAACAGAATTTATTCTTGAACAAAACTTCCCCAATCCCTTTAATCCAAGTACAGTGATCAGTTATCAGTTGCCAGTGAGCAGTGATGTAACGTTAAAAGTTTTTGACGTACTCGGAAATGAGATTGCTACGCTTGTTAATGAATACATACCTGCAGGAAGATATGAAGTTGAGTTCAACGCAGCATCATTGACGAGCGGAGTGTATTTCTATCAATTGCGTACGGAAGATTATATAGCAGTGAAAAAGATGATTCTTTTAAAGTAA
- a CDS encoding T9SS type A sorting domain-containing protein, with amino-acid sequence MFKKLFPVLLLTGINLFAQNPGDVIWNKMFGGTEYDEANSVVYTNTNEFIVAGYTQSYGLGRWGNAYLFKADSNGDSVWTRNYGWDGNDVFADLVESSDGKFVATGLTDTEFNFENIYLLKVDIDGNLQWEKNFGGPEKEVALSLVNADDGGLVITGVTRSFSVGEEDLFIFKTSVDGDSLWFKTYGTAGNDGGYGITKTSDGGYIITGQYDWSSLWLLKLDENGDTLWTKVFGGNNFDEGISVIETEDNGYIVCGNSSSFGNGELDVYVVKTDTVGNMQWQKTYGGAGYDEGRRILKRDNGYLVMGGTDSGIAGEFNYYLIWTNENGDTVQTRTYGDAGEDRCYDVINVGYKYFLVAGSDFNNATLGDAGLLLIESGNSPSDVTPDPVISGYSLSDAYPNPFNPTTTIKYEIGELGFVSLKVYDLLGSEVASLVNDVQHAGVYEVNFNATGLPSGTYFYSLTAANYTETKKLVLLK; translated from the coding sequence ATGTTTAAAAAACTTTTTCCTGTTTTGTTACTTACAGGAATTAATTTATTCGCACAAAATCCCGGTGACGTTATCTGGAACAAAATGTTTGGCGGAACCGAATATGACGAAGCTAATTCAGTTGTATATACTAATACCAATGAGTTCATTGTCGCTGGTTACACTCAATCTTACGGGCTGGGAAGATGGGGAAATGCTTATTTGTTTAAAGCCGATTCAAATGGTGACTCGGTATGGACACGAAATTACGGCTGGGACGGAAACGATGTTTTTGCAGACCTCGTTGAATCTTCAGACGGCAAGTTTGTTGCAACCGGTTTAACAGATACGGAATTTAACTTCGAAAATATTTATCTCCTTAAGGTAGATATCGACGGCAATCTTCAATGGGAGAAAAACTTCGGTGGACCAGAAAAAGAAGTTGCTCTTTCACTCGTAAATGCTGATGACGGCGGCTTGGTTATCACCGGAGTAACAAGGTCGTTTAGTGTCGGCGAAGAAGATCTGTTTATTTTCAAAACAAGTGTTGATGGCGATTCGCTTTGGTTTAAAACATACGGCACTGCAGGTAACGATGGTGGATACGGTATAACCAAAACTTCTGACGGCGGATATATTATAACAGGTCAATATGACTGGAGTTCTCTCTGGCTGTTGAAGCTTGATGAAAATGGAGATACGCTTTGGACAAAAGTTTTCGGTGGAAACAATTTTGATGAAGGCATCTCGGTTATTGAAACAGAAGACAACGGCTATATCGTCTGCGGAAACTCATCTTCGTTTGGCAACGGTGAGTTAGATGTTTATGTAGTCAAGACTGATACCGTCGGTAATATGCAGTGGCAAAAAACTTATGGCGGAGCCGGCTACGATGAAGGTAGAAGAATTTTAAAAAGAGATAACGGTTACCTGGTAATGGGCGGTACCGATTCGGGTATTGCTGGTGAGTTTAATTATTATTTAATCTGGACTAATGAAAACGGTGATACGGTTCAAACAAGAACTTATGGTGATGCCGGTGAAGACAGATGCTATGATGTAATAAACGTCGGTTATAAATATTTTCTCGTCGCAGGCTCAGATTTTAATAATGCAACATTGGGAGATGCAGGTCTTCTACTAATTGAATCCGGCAACAGCCCTTCAGATGTTACACCTGATCCTGTAATCTCCGGATATTCATTATCTGATGCTTATCCAAATCCGTTTAATCCAACAACAACGATCAAATATGAAATCGGTGAACTCGGTTTTGTATCACTGAAGGTTTATGATCTACTCGGAAGCGAAGTTGCTAGTTTAGTGAACGATGTTCAACATGCAGGAGTGTATGAAGTAAATTTCAATGCGACGGGGTTACCAAGCGGAACTTATTTTTATTCTTTGACTGCCGCTAACTACACTGAAACAAAAAAATTAGTTCTTTTAAAGTAG
- a CDS encoding TraB/GumN family protein yields MTEIKVNNYNEDVHFVKKDGREFLIVGTAHISRQSADLVKEVIDKEKPDVVCVELDEKRMQALSEKNRWENLDIRKIIREKQLSTLLVNLVLSSYQKKLGEKLGVTPGTELLEAVQTAKQNNIPIELCDREVRITLRRAWHSMSFWQKMKLIAGGFGGIFEKQELTEEKLAELRSKDVLSEMMDELGKAMPVLKKVIIDERDKYIAQKMKDAQGNKIVSVVGAGHVKGIINSLKNDSKIDLKEIEIIPKPSPVAKIIGWGIPVIIVGSILFIGYSKGLNEAGDNALFWILANGIPSAIGALIALAHPVTIITSFFAAPITSLTPLIGAGYVAAFVQAYFQPPLVKDFQSVGENAKKFSMWWKNKLLKVLLVFILASLGSVLGTYVGLFEIVKNVFN; encoded by the coding sequence ATGACAGAAATAAAAGTAAATAACTACAATGAAGATGTTCACTTTGTGAAAAAGGATGGACGGGAGTTTTTAATTGTTGGTACCGCGCACATCTCCCGGCAATCTGCTGATCTTGTGAAGGAGGTAATTGATAAAGAAAAACCTGATGTCGTATGTGTTGAACTTGATGAAAAGAGGATGCAGGCTCTTTCAGAAAAAAACCGATGGGAAAATCTGGATATCCGGAAGATAATCAGGGAAAAGCAGCTCAGCACTTTACTCGTTAATCTTGTCCTTTCATCATATCAAAAAAAGCTTGGGGAAAAACTAGGCGTTACACCGGGCACTGAATTATTAGAAGCAGTGCAGACAGCAAAACAAAATAATATTCCAATTGAACTTTGCGACAGGGAAGTGCGCATTACATTAAGAAGAGCCTGGCACTCGATGAGCTTCTGGCAGAAAATGAAATTGATTGCCGGAGGTTTCGGGGGAATTTTCGAAAAGCAGGAATTAACCGAAGAGAAACTTGCAGAGCTTCGCAGCAAAGATGTTCTTTCTGAAATGATGGACGAACTTGGCAAAGCAATGCCTGTTCTGAAAAAAGTAATTATCGATGAACGTGATAAGTACATCGCTCAAAAGATGAAAGATGCACAAGGAAATAAAATTGTTTCGGTTGTCGGTGCTGGACACGTAAAAGGGATTATTAATTCTTTAAAGAATGATAGTAAAATTGATTTAAAGGAAATTGAAATAATTCCAAAGCCTTCTCCCGTTGCAAAAATTATTGGATGGGGAATCCCGGTGATCATTGTTGGCTCAATTCTTTTCATCGGTTACAGCAAGGGATTAAACGAAGCTGGCGATAACGCGTTGTTCTGGATTCTTGCAAATGGAATTCCCAGTGCAATTGGGGCATTAATTGCACTTGCACATCCGGTTACAATTATTACTTCATTTTTTGCTGCTCCAATAACAAGCTTAACACCACTGATCGGAGCGGGATATGTTGCCGCATTCGTTCAGGCATATTTTCAGCCGCCACTGGTTAAAGATTTTCAGAGTGTTGGAGAAAATGCAAAAAAATTTTCAATGTGGTGGAAAAACAAATTGCTAAAAGTTCTCTTAGTTTTTATTCTTGCAAGTCTTGGCAGTGTGCTGGGAACATATGTTGGGTTGTTTGAGATAGTAAAGAATGTATTTAACTAG
- a CDS encoding sigma-70 family RNA polymerase sigma factor, whose amino-acid sequence MKITKQFTNRESKSLDQYLQEIGKVDLLTPDMEIELAILIKKGDMLAQEKLIKANLRFVVSVAKQFQNQGLSLGDLINEGNIGLIKAAQRFDETRGFKFISYAVWWVRQSIMQAIADQSRVVRLPLNRVGNLTKISKAYRDLEQEYERKPTTDELAKILDMTADEVAYALQISGRHVSMDAPLKTGDENKNSLIDVLPNEEQPLPDKELMKESLKKEVQNVLGTLTEREAEVIKLYFGIEGDHSATLEEIGERFNLTRERVRQIKEKALRNLRHSKRSGRLKAYLG is encoded by the coding sequence TTGAAAATAACAAAGCAATTTACCAATCGCGAAAGTAAATCTCTTGATCAATACTTGCAGGAAATCGGCAAAGTTGATCTATTAACTCCTGATATGGAGATTGAGTTAGCTATACTTATTAAAAAGGGCGATATGCTTGCCCAGGAAAAATTAATAAAAGCTAATTTGAGATTCGTTGTTTCGGTTGCAAAACAGTTTCAAAACCAGGGACTTTCACTCGGTGATTTAATCAACGAAGGAAATATCGGTTTGATTAAAGCTGCCCAGCGATTTGACGAAACACGTGGATTTAAATTTATCTCTTACGCAGTGTGGTGGGTAAGACAATCAATTATGCAGGCAATTGCAGATCAATCGAGAGTTGTTCGTTTACCTCTGAACAGAGTTGGTAACCTTACAAAGATCAGTAAAGCTTACAGAGATCTTGAGCAGGAATACGAAAGAAAACCAACCACAGATGAGCTCGCGAAAATTCTTGATATGACTGCTGATGAAGTCGCATATGCACTTCAGATTTCAGGTCGTCACGTTTCAATGGATGCACCATTAAAAACAGGCGATGAAAATAAAAACAGTCTTATTGATGTTCTTCCGAATGAAGAGCAGCCATTGCCGGATAAAGAATTGATGAAAGAATCTCTGAAGAAAGAAGTTCAGAATGTTCTCGGTACTCTTACAGAAAGAGAAGCAGAAGTAATAAAATTATACTTCGGAATTGAAGGAGATCATTCTGCAACGCTTGAAGAGATCGGCGAAAGATTTAATCTCACCCGCGAAAGAGTAAGACAGATTAAAGAGAAAGCCTTGAGAAACTTAAGACACTCGAAGCGAAGCGGCAGACTTAAAGCCTACCTCGGCTAG